Proteins encoded together in one Meles meles chromosome 7, mMelMel3.1 paternal haplotype, whole genome shotgun sequence window:
- the CCDC59 gene encoding thyroid transcription factor 1-associated protein 26: MAPVRRLAEWSAEDLGMRSQGVSSVGFKNKNVKQRTWRSNHPQAFVGSVREGQGFAFQRKLKIEQNYKKLLWKEKKAQTSQESQFIDRYPEHLKHLYLAEEKRLRKQLRKVEQPLSEEQAGQPLGKEQCDIDQPLSEYCSFEQPQSAEQCSIRMNSITVSKKNKKKTSNQKAQEKYEQVQAERAAKKQEFEKRRQQREEAQRLYKKKKMEAFKILSKKTKKGQPNFNLQMEYLLKKIQGKN; this comes from the exons ATGGCGCCGGTAAGGAGGTTAGCCGAGTGGTCAGCAGAGGATTTGGGGATGCGTAGCCAAGGAGTTTCTTCGGTCGGATTCAAGAATAAGAACGTGAAGCAGAGGACTTGGCGATCTAATCACCCGCAGGCCTTCGTGGGGAGCGTTCGCGAGG GACAAGGCTTTGCATTCCAAAGAAAGCTGAAGATTGAACAAAATTACAAGAAATTGttatggaaggaaaagaaggccCAAACCTCACAGGAATCCCAATTCATAGACCGATATCCTGAGCATCTGAAACATCTTTATTTAGCTGAAGAGAAAAGACTCAGGAAGCAACTTAGAAAAGTTGAACAGCCTTTGTCAGAAGAACAAGCTGGTCAGCCTTTGGGAAAGGAACAGTGTGACATCGACCAACCTTTGTCAGAATACTGTAGTTTTGAGCAGCCTCAGTCAGCAGAACAATGTAGCATAAGAATGAA CTCCATTActgtttcaaagaaaaataaaaagaaaacatcgaatcaaaaagcacaggaaaaataTGAACAAGTACAGGCTGAGCGTGCTGCTAAGAAACAa GAATTTGAGAAGAGAAGACAACAGAGAGAAGAAGCTCAGCGGctctataaaaagaagaaaatggaagcatTCAAAATACTGAGCAAAAAGACTAAAAAGGGCCAGCCAAACTTTAATTTACAAATGGagtatcttcttaaaaaaatacaaggaaaaaattaa